One Rosa chinensis cultivar Old Blush chromosome 5, RchiOBHm-V2, whole genome shotgun sequence genomic region harbors:
- the LOC112164460 gene encoding uncharacterized protein LOC112164460 isoform X1, with amino-acid sequence MPLSPDVQGDQGQILVRLKRPHSSSSEDPSQDQNLTLTPVTAEDLDVQGGQHQEPDPVQVQPAKPSGDPDVPGGEHHDPDPAMPLSPIEVRLKRHHSSLFDSDVAKRPRSSLFSEDPDVPGGQHHDPDPAMPLSPIVVRLKRHNSSLFEDRIHDQNLTPVTEDSDVAKRPRSSLSSEDPDVQGGQHQNPDPVQPVKPSEPVSRTLKEILDECGPNMSKEQELEYAMLFAKWKEAEPITNRVMASIPEPLFGGRINVVQSYGPDTLAAMDSRRQRRAENPKYYGEAALNEYIERQKSTWGPCEICFKAGDHISLYCPYRDYVPEGASVGPGVELVCRNCGLPDQHPGAKRAIRKSCFICASDHWGTDCPRAKQHKTVPYNPFPFSDR; translated from the exons ATGCCCCTATCCCCTGATGTCCAGGGCGACCAAGGCCAGATCCTGGTCCGCCTGAAGCGGCCCCATTCGTCCTCGTCGGAAGACCCTAGCCAGGACCAGAACCTAACCCTAACCCCTGTCACGGCTGAAGACCTTGATGTCCAGGGCGGCCAGCACCAGGAGCCGGACCCGGTCCAGGTCCAGCCGGCGAAGCCCTCTGGAGACCCTGATGTTCCGGGCGGCGAGCACCATGACCCGGACCCGGCCATGCCCCTATCCCCTATCGAGGTCCGCCTGAAGCGGCACCATTCGTCCTTGTTCGACTCTGATGTTGCGAAGCGGCCCCGTTCGTCCTTGTTCTCTGAAGACCCTGATGTTCCGGGCGGCCAGCACCACGACCCGGACCCGGCCATGCCCCTATCCCCTATAGTGGTCCGCCTGAAGCGGCACAATTCGTCCTTGTTCGAAGACCGTATACATGACCAGAACCTAACCCCTGTCACGGAAGACTCTGATGTTGCGAAGCGGCCCCGTTCGTCCTTATCCTCTGAAGACCCTGATGTCCAGGGCGGCCAGCACCAGAACCCGGACCCGGTCCAGCCCGTGAAGCCCTCAGAACCAGTAAGCCGTACGCTGAAGGAGATTCTCGATGAGTGCGGCCCGAACATGTCTAAAGAGCAAGAGCTCGAGTATGCTATGCTTTTTGCTAAGTGGAAAG AGGCCGAACCTATTACCAATCGCGTGATGGCCTCCATCCCGGAGCCTCTTTTTGGTGGACGCATTAACGTAGTACAGAGTTATGGTCCTGATACGCTAGCTG CAATGGATTCTCGAAGACAAAGAAGGGCAGAAAACCCAAAGTATTATGGAGAAGCAGCATTGAACGAATACATCGAACGTCAAAAGAGTACATGGGGGCCGTGTGAGATTTGTTTTAAGGCTGGTGACCATATTAGTTTGTACTGCCCATATCGTGACTATGTCCCCGAAGGCGCATCTGTTGGCCCTGGCGTTGAACTAGTTTGTCGGAATTGTGGACTTCCGGACCAGCACCCTGGTGCTAAACGTGCTATTCGCAAGTCGTGTTTCATTTGTGCATCAGACCACTGGGGTACTGATTGCCCGCGTGCTAAACAGCATAAAACGGTTCCATATAATCCCTTTCCCTTCAGCGACCGCTGA
- the LOC112164460 gene encoding uncharacterized protein LOC112164460 isoform X2, whose protein sequence is MPLSPDVQGDQGQILVRLKRPHSSSSEDPSQDQNLTLTPVTAEDLDVQGGQHQEPDPVQVQPAKPSGDPDVPGGEHHDPDPAMPLSPIEVRLKRHHSSLFDSDVAKRPRSSLFSEDPDVPGGQHHDPDPAMPLSPIVVRLKRHNSSLFEDRIHDQNLTPVTEDSDVAKRPRSSLSSEDPDVQGGQHQNPDPVQPVKPSEPVSRTLKEILDECGPNMSKEQELEYAMLFAKWKAMDSRRQRRAENPKYYGEAALNEYIERQKSTWGPCEICFKAGDHISLYCPYRDYVPEGASVGPGVELVCRNCGLPDQHPGAKRAIRKSCFICASDHWGTDCPRAKQHKTVPYNPFPFSDR, encoded by the exons ATGCCCCTATCCCCTGATGTCCAGGGCGACCAAGGCCAGATCCTGGTCCGCCTGAAGCGGCCCCATTCGTCCTCGTCGGAAGACCCTAGCCAGGACCAGAACCTAACCCTAACCCCTGTCACGGCTGAAGACCTTGATGTCCAGGGCGGCCAGCACCAGGAGCCGGACCCGGTCCAGGTCCAGCCGGCGAAGCCCTCTGGAGACCCTGATGTTCCGGGCGGCGAGCACCATGACCCGGACCCGGCCATGCCCCTATCCCCTATCGAGGTCCGCCTGAAGCGGCACCATTCGTCCTTGTTCGACTCTGATGTTGCGAAGCGGCCCCGTTCGTCCTTGTTCTCTGAAGACCCTGATGTTCCGGGCGGCCAGCACCACGACCCGGACCCGGCCATGCCCCTATCCCCTATAGTGGTCCGCCTGAAGCGGCACAATTCGTCCTTGTTCGAAGACCGTATACATGACCAGAACCTAACCCCTGTCACGGAAGACTCTGATGTTGCGAAGCGGCCCCGTTCGTCCTTATCCTCTGAAGACCCTGATGTCCAGGGCGGCCAGCACCAGAACCCGGACCCGGTCCAGCCCGTGAAGCCCTCAGAACCAGTAAGCCGTACGCTGAAGGAGATTCTCGATGAGTGCGGCCCGAACATGTCTAAAGAGCAAGAGCTCGAGTATGCTATGCTTTTTGCTAAGTGGAAAG CAATGGATTCTCGAAGACAAAGAAGGGCAGAAAACCCAAAGTATTATGGAGAAGCAGCATTGAACGAATACATCGAACGTCAAAAGAGTACATGGGGGCCGTGTGAGATTTGTTTTAAGGCTGGTGACCATATTAGTTTGTACTGCCCATATCGTGACTATGTCCCCGAAGGCGCATCTGTTGGCCCTGGCGTTGAACTAGTTTGTCGGAATTGTGGACTTCCGGACCAGCACCCTGGTGCTAAACGTGCTATTCGCAAGTCGTGTTTCATTTGTGCATCAGACCACTGGGGTACTGATTGCCCGCGTGCTAAACAGCATAAAACGGTTCCATATAATCCCTTTCCCTTCAGCGACCGCTGA